Proteins from a single region of Macrobrachium nipponense isolate FS-2020 chromosome 11, ASM1510439v2, whole genome shotgun sequence:
- the LOC135208534 gene encoding uncharacterized protein LOC135208534, translating to MDTKSTYHSMDPRTHNNYRNALAQLYALERHFSKNPEYHDNYENSFQMYLAAGFIKEVENPKIEGYYLPYFGVKKQSLTTLLRIVFNTSSKVNGELSLNDCLFPGPTLAIMLYDLLIKFHSHPYALLSYISKYTHFLWRRKPLPVATYAFQVVVFGVTTNPYILQQVLRTHLQEKGREELMKSFYVNNYIQTFESYNQLEDAYVETKSLLDEAHMPLTGWASNCQGFNERLDCNEPNENANFCHL from the coding sequence ATGGATACCAAGTCAACTTACCATTCCATGGATCCACGAACCCATAACAACTATCGAAATGCTCTTGCCCAATTATATGCTCTTGAGAGACATTTCAGTAAAAATCCTGAATATCATGACAACTATGAAAACAGCTTTCAGATGTATCTTGCAGCTGGCTTCATTAAGGAAGTCGAAAATCCGAAAATTGAAGGCTACTATTTACCCTACTTTGGAGTAAAGAAGCAGAGCCTAACAACACTGTTACGCATAGTATTCAACACTTCGTCCAAAGTTAATGGTGAACTCTCATTAAATGACTGTCTATTTCCGGGTCCTACTCTAGCCATAATGTTGTATGATTTGCTGATCAAATTCCACAGTCACCCTTATGCATTACTATCATACATCTCGAAATACACTCATTTCTTGTGGCGACGAAAGCCTTTACCAGTGGCCACGTACGCCTTTCAAGTCGTGGTATTTGGTGTCACCACTAATCCCTATATACTGCAACAAGTGCTTAGGACTCACCTCcaagagaaagggagggaagaaTTAATGaagtctttttatgtaaataactaTATTCAAACTTTTGAGTCTTATAACCAGCTAGAAGATgcatatgttgaaaccaaatcaTTGTTAGATGAGGCCCACATGCCTTTAACTGGGTGGGCCAGTAACTGTCAGGGATTTAACGAGAGACTAGACTGTAATGAACCTAATGAAAATGCAAACTTCTGTCATCTTTAA
- the LOC135205167 gene encoding uncharacterized protein LOC135205167, with protein sequence MSEQKSVVSQIKTVMTKTLKSVTVEPLMLLDGFAFSNMNVYIENLQIDRVCRVSVGLPENVCQNLKAHPDASVDVQQKYSVFAFYNNIIAAVLPFLCILSMGAGSDKYGRKVPLIAVQLGHILQAGSYSIAALVPSCPVEFLLVVTLLDNLGGGTASFLTVTNSYIGDVSSEESRTSRVGLANSLWFLGGPAGTLLGTYLYSKGGYLPLFATSFTFSLLALIYTIVLLPESQGPFAKKSSIPTSQKDAVARRESVAAVYGLDSVVPKNPSAPAHEITLGIMMKDFFSPKHIFDSFKTTLRKREGNDRFLILCLIFSSLLRKLTRSPFVFLFTRHVLGWKATDYGIWVTYKNLMVTLGSLVAVPLLSGCLGVPDNILAMVGATSGIIEYVIYGCISESHASLIWIAPMAALLVNSCTIAQRAMMTKFVTRHEIGKVSAVQGALDGLMPVVNSGVYSAVYYYTVSSCPSAHFFLGASASALMMTVFSVITSNRKTRGHDVEGASPREVQGPTEPNLLSALPKQQLPVSRKTKNPSKMNQSLRRTFVNNFKASLGKILKVNWTKEDFKTFPVIYLSITSNLCGNCLVLPTLCPARNEAEDEKKTLAVISQRQQ encoded by the exons ATGAGTGAACAGAAATCCGTAGTTTCTCAAATAAAAACCGTGATGACAAAGACTCTAAAGTCAGTTACTGTGGAGCCATTAATGCTACTGGATGGCTTTGCCTTTTCCAACATGAATGTGTACATCGAGAATCTACAAATTGATCGCGTCTGTCGTGTGAGCGTTGGTCTCCCAGAAAACGTGTGTCAGAACCTCAAGGCCCACCCTGACGCAAGTGTAGATGTTCAGCAGAAATATAGCGTTTTTGCCTTTTACAACAACATAATTGCTGCCGTCCTACCATTCTTATGCATTCTTTCTATGGGGGCAGGGAGTGATAAATACGGCAGAAAAGTGCCTCTAATAGCAGTGCAGCTAGGCCACATTCTCCAAGCTGGAAGTTACTCCATAGCAGCTCTTGTCCCTTCGTGCCCCGTAGAATTTCTACTCGTTGTGACATTGCTGGATAACCTTGGGGGTGGCACTGCATCATTCCTGACAGTAACTAACTCATATATAGGGGATGTATCATCAGAGGAATCTCGAACTTCAAGAGTAGGCTTGGCCAACAGCCTCTGGTTTTTGGGCGGTCCAGCAGGAACGTTGTTGGGGACTTATCTTTACAGCAAAGGTGGCTATCTACCCCTTTTTGCTACTTCCTTCACATTTTCTCTATTGGCTCTCATCTACACAATCGTTTTACTTCCTGAGAGCCAGGGACCATTTGCTAAGAAGTCCTCCATCCCAACATCTCAAAAAGACGCAGTTGCTAGGAGAGAGAGTGTTGCTGCTGTCTATGGGCTTGATTCAGTGGTACCTAAGAATCCCAGCGCTCCAGCACACGAAATAACTCTCGGAATCATGATGAAAGACTTCTTCAGCCCTAAACACATCTTTGACAGCTTCAAAACTACGTTAAGGAAGCGTGAAGGAAATGATCGATTTCTTATCCTCTGTTTAATCTTCTCAAGTCTCCTTAGAAAACTTACTAGAT CTCCTTTTGTGTTTCTTTTCACTCGTCACGTACTCGGATGGAAGGCCACTGACTATGGCATTTGGGTCACTTACAAGAACTTGATGGTTACATTAG GTTCCCTCGTTGCTGTGCCTCTACTCAGTGGGTGCCTGGGTGTGCCAGATAACATTCTGGCCATGGTTGGCGCCACGTCTGGAATTATCGAGTACGTTATCTATGGCTGCATTTCTGAAAGTCATGCAAGCCTCATTTGGATTG CTCCCATGGCCGCTTTACTGGTGAATTCTTGTACCATTGCTCAGAGGGCCATGATGACTAAATTTGTCACCAGACATGAAATTG GGAAGGTTTCAGCTGTCCAAGGTGCCCTGGACGGCTTGATGCCCGTGGTGAATTCGGGTGTGTACTCGGCTGTCTACTACTATACTGTCAGTAGCTGCCCTTCCGCCCACTTTTTCCTCGGGGCATCTGCCAGTGCTCTCATGATGACAGTATTCAG TGTTATCACCAGTAATAGAAAAACCCGCGGACATGACGTTGAAGGTGCCAGTCCAAGGGAAGTCCAGGGACCCACAGAGCCGAATCTTCTATCAGCTCTTCCTAAGCAACAACTCCCTGTGAGCAGGAAAACTAAAAACCCCTCGAAAATGAATCAGTCTTTGAGGAGGACATTCGTCAACAACTTCAAAGCATCCCTAGGAAAGATCTTGAAAGTCAACTGGACTAAAGAAGATTTCAAGACCTTTCCAGTGATCTACTTATCCATCACATCAAATTTATGTGGAAATTGCCTTGTGCTTCCAACTCTCTGTCCAGCGCGCAATGAAGCGGAGGATGAAAAGAAAACACTGGCAGTGATTAGTCAAAGGCAACAATGA